One Paraburkholderia sp. HP33-1 genomic region harbors:
- a CDS encoding FadR/GntR family transcriptional regulator, with translation MATPLASAAPPRRARNLAEFVVNYVTEQIAANVLKPGDKLPTESQLMNTLSVSRTVIREAISRLQAGKVIETRHGIGSFVLEPQREKLGIDMVPATTLRDVLSILELRISLETECAGLAAQRAKPDDLARMRSALDGIEATRHNGLDSVEADLQFHISVARATGNRYFVDILMQMGSALIPRNRLDSAGIAHADPDAYLSLVNLEHESILEAISRRDAEGARAAMRMHLSNSRERLRRANEASEANT, from the coding sequence ATGGCTACTCCACTAGCATCCGCGGCACCGCCACGACGCGCTCGCAATCTTGCCGAGTTCGTCGTCAACTACGTCACCGAGCAGATCGCGGCCAACGTGCTGAAGCCGGGCGACAAACTCCCGACCGAATCGCAGCTGATGAACACGCTCAGCGTGAGCCGCACGGTGATTCGCGAGGCAATCTCGCGCCTGCAGGCAGGCAAAGTCATCGAGACTCGCCACGGCATCGGCAGCTTCGTGCTCGAGCCACAGCGCGAAAAGCTCGGCATCGACATGGTGCCCGCCACCACGCTGCGCGACGTGCTGTCCATTCTGGAGCTGCGCATCAGCCTCGAAACCGAATGCGCCGGTCTCGCCGCGCAACGCGCGAAACCGGACGACCTCGCGCGCATGCGCAGCGCGCTCGACGGGATCGAGGCCACGCGTCACAACGGGCTCGACAGCGTGGAAGCCGACCTGCAGTTCCACATTTCGGTCGCGCGCGCCACGGGCAACCGCTATTTCGTCGACATCCTCATGCAAATGGGCAGCGCGCTGATTCCGCGCAATCGGCTCGACTCGGCCGGCATCGCGCACGCCGATCCTGATGCGTACCTGTCGCTCGTGAATCTCGAGCACGAGAGCATCCTCGAGGCGATCTCGCGGCGCGACGCGGAAGGCGCACGCGCGGCGATGCGGATGCATCTGTCCAATAGCCGCGAGCGGCTGCGCCGCGCGAATGAAGCGAGCGAAGCGAACACCTGA
- a CDS encoding aldehyde dehydrogenase (NADP(+)) yields the protein MPITGEMLIGRKAVRGEEKPLRAFNPATGSEIAEPVFGSGTVENVEQACALARQAFDAYRQLPLAVRAEFLDRIADGITALGDELIERAQAESGLPKARLEGERGRTTGQLKLFAQTVRAGQWLNATLDSPLPDRKPLPRSDLRMQKIALGPVAVFGASNFPLAFSVAGGDTAAALAAGCPVVVKAHRAHLGTSELVGRVIQRVAQEMDLPEGVFSMIVGAGNSVGEALVAHPAIKAVGFTGSRAGGTSLMRVAAARPEPIPVYAEMSSINPVFLLPNALSARGDSIARGFVDSLVLGAGQFCTNPGLAIAIDSDALKGFVAAASEALAAKPAQTMLTSGIHAAYEDGESKLAATRGVEVVARGVASTGPTQACAALFVTDAQTFLANPALEDEVFGPVSTIIRCKDEQEMLTVAEHFAGQLTATLQMDSADVAGAKKLVTILERKAGRILVNGFPTGVEVCHAMVHGGPFPATSDSRATSVGTTSIDRFLRPVCYQDFPAELLPETLADGNPLELWRRRDGELTRG from the coding sequence ATGCCTATTACCGGCGAAATGCTGATCGGTCGCAAAGCAGTGCGCGGCGAAGAAAAACCGCTGCGCGCGTTCAATCCTGCCACGGGTTCCGAGATTGCCGAGCCGGTGTTCGGCAGCGGCACCGTCGAAAACGTCGAGCAGGCGTGCGCGCTCGCGCGACAGGCGTTCGACGCCTATCGTCAACTGCCGCTCGCAGTGCGCGCCGAGTTTCTGGATCGTATCGCGGACGGCATCACTGCGCTCGGCGATGAGCTGATCGAGCGCGCCCAGGCTGAATCGGGCCTGCCGAAGGCGCGTCTGGAAGGCGAGCGCGGCCGCACCACGGGCCAGCTGAAGCTGTTCGCGCAGACCGTGCGCGCGGGTCAGTGGCTCAACGCGACGCTCGACTCGCCGCTGCCGGATCGCAAGCCGCTGCCGCGCTCGGATCTGCGTATGCAGAAGATCGCGCTCGGCCCGGTTGCCGTGTTCGGCGCGAGCAACTTCCCGCTCGCGTTCTCGGTGGCCGGCGGCGACACCGCCGCGGCGCTCGCGGCCGGCTGCCCGGTCGTCGTGAAGGCGCACCGCGCGCACCTCGGCACGTCGGAGCTGGTCGGTCGTGTGATCCAGCGCGTCGCGCAGGAAATGGATCTGCCCGAAGGCGTGTTCTCGATGATCGTCGGCGCGGGCAACTCGGTCGGCGAGGCGCTGGTTGCGCACCCGGCCATCAAGGCGGTCGGTTTCACCGGTTCGCGCGCGGGCGGCACCTCGCTGATGCGCGTCGCGGCGGCGCGTCCCGAGCCGATTCCGGTTTACGCGGAAATGAGCAGCATCAACCCGGTGTTCCTGCTGCCGAACGCTCTGTCGGCACGCGGCGACAGCATCGCACGCGGTTTCGTCGACTCGCTCGTGCTCGGCGCGGGCCAGTTCTGCACGAACCCGGGCCTCGCCATCGCGATCGACAGCGATGCGCTGAAGGGCTTCGTCGCGGCGGCATCGGAAGCGCTTGCCGCGAAGCCGGCGCAAACCATGCTGACCTCGGGCATCCACGCCGCGTATGAAGACGGCGAAAGCAAGCTGGCCGCGACCAGGGGCGTCGAAGTCGTGGCGCGCGGCGTGGCCTCGACCGGCCCGACCCAGGCTTGCGCGGCACTGTTCGTGACCGATGCGCAGACGTTCCTCGCGAACCCGGCGCTCGAAGACGAAGTGTTCGGCCCGGTGTCGACGATCATCCGCTGCAAGGACGAGCAGGAAATGCTGACGGTCGCCGAGCACTTCGCCGGCCAGCTGACTGCGACGCTGCAGATGGACAGCGCCGATGTGGCGGGTGCGAAGAAGCTCGTGACGATTCTCGAGCGCAAGGCGGGCCGGATCCTGGTCAACGGCTTCCCGACCGGCGTCGAGGTGTGCCACGCGATGGTCCACGGCGGCCCGTTCCCGGCAACGTCGGACAGCCGCGCGACCTCGGTCGGCACGACGTCGATCGACCGCTTCCTGCGTCCGGTCTGCTACCAGGACTTCCCGGCCGAGTTGCTGCCGGAAACGCTGGCCGACGGCAATCCGCTGGAACTGTGGCGTCGTCGCGACGGCGAACTCACGCGCGGTTAA
- the garL gene encoding 2-dehydro-3-deoxyglucarate aldolase, with amino-acid sequence MPTVTPYESLPNRFRRAVREGKTQIGCWASLASPIATELLGTVGFDWMLLDAEHAPNDVLTLIPQLMALKDSGSAPVVRPPANDSVVIKRFLDSGFSNFLVPFVDSADDAARAVASTRYPPQGIRGVSVGHRGNRYGTVPDYFSIANDNVCVIAQIESRKAVEAIDSILAVDGIDAVFIGPSDLAASYGHLGNANHPDVQQAIAHVFERAQAAGKSSGILAPVQADAERYLSMGARVVAVCADLGLLKGAAQAAQKHFMQKPAGEA; translated from the coding sequence ATGCCCACAGTCACGCCTTACGAATCCTTGCCCAACCGCTTCCGGCGCGCGGTGCGCGAAGGAAAAACCCAGATCGGCTGCTGGGCTTCGCTCGCGAGCCCGATCGCCACTGAACTGCTGGGCACGGTCGGCTTCGACTGGATGCTGCTGGACGCCGAACACGCGCCCAACGACGTGCTCACGTTGATCCCGCAACTGATGGCGCTCAAGGACAGCGGCAGCGCGCCAGTCGTCCGACCACCGGCCAACGACAGCGTCGTGATCAAACGTTTTCTCGACAGCGGCTTCTCGAACTTCCTCGTGCCCTTCGTCGACAGCGCCGACGACGCCGCCCGTGCGGTCGCGTCGACGCGCTATCCGCCGCAGGGCATCCGCGGCGTGTCGGTCGGCCATCGCGGCAACCGCTATGGCACTGTGCCCGACTACTTCTCCATCGCCAACGACAACGTCTGCGTCATCGCGCAGATCGAAAGCCGCAAGGCAGTCGAAGCGATCGACAGCATCCTCGCGGTGGACGGCATCGACGCGGTCTTCATCGGCCCGTCCGACCTCGCGGCTTCGTATGGCCACCTCGGCAATGCGAACCATCCGGACGTGCAGCAGGCGATCGCGCATGTGTTCGAGCGCGCGCAGGCGGCCGGCAAGTCGAGCGGCATTCTAGCGCCGGTGCAGGCCGACGCGGAACGTTATCTGTCGATGGGCGCGCGTGTCGTCGCCGTCTGCGCGGATCTCGGGCTGCTCAAGGGCGCCGCGCAGGCGGCGCAGAAGCACTTCATGCAGAAACCGGCGGGCGAGGCTTGA
- a CDS encoding 2-hydroxy-3-oxopropionate reductase, which translates to MNVAATTSSEHSMQKAGFIGLGIMGKPMAANLLKNGVTLAAFTRSGVPAELTQAGAVACDNPAAVAAHADVIFIMVPDTPDVERVLFGENGLASALRAGQTVVDMSSISPMATREFAARVRETGADYLDAPVSGGEVGAKAGSLTIMVGGEQATFDSVKPLFDMMGKNITLIGAVGAGQVCKVANQVIVAATIEAVGEALLLASKAGVDAARVREALMGGFASSRILEVHGERMTKRTFDPGFRIELHQKDLNLALSTAQALGVSLPNTATCQALFNACVAHGGKAWDHSAMVRALEVLANHEIGQKTA; encoded by the coding sequence TTGAACGTCGCCGCCACGACATCTTCGGAGCATTCCATGCAAAAAGCAGGCTTTATCGGACTCGGCATCATGGGCAAGCCCATGGCCGCCAACCTTCTGAAAAACGGCGTGACGCTCGCCGCCTTCACGCGTAGCGGCGTGCCCGCCGAACTCACGCAGGCCGGCGCCGTCGCATGTGACAACCCCGCCGCGGTCGCCGCGCACGCGGACGTGATCTTCATCATGGTGCCGGACACGCCCGACGTCGAACGCGTGCTGTTCGGCGAGAACGGCCTCGCGAGCGCGCTGCGCGCGGGCCAGACCGTCGTCGACATGAGCTCGATCTCGCCGATGGCGACTCGCGAGTTCGCGGCGCGCGTGCGCGAAACCGGCGCCGATTACCTCGACGCGCCGGTGTCCGGAGGCGAAGTCGGCGCGAAGGCCGGCTCGCTAACCATCATGGTCGGCGGCGAACAGGCCACATTCGACAGCGTGAAGCCCCTCTTCGACATGATGGGCAAGAACATCACATTGATCGGCGCGGTCGGCGCGGGCCAGGTGTGCAAGGTCGCAAACCAGGTGATCGTCGCGGCCACGATCGAAGCGGTCGGCGAAGCGCTGCTGCTCGCGTCGAAGGCGGGTGTCGATGCGGCGCGTGTGCGTGAGGCGCTGATGGGCGGCTTCGCATCGTCGCGCATTCTCGAAGTGCATGGCGAGCGCATGACGAAGCGCACGTTCGATCCGGGCTTCCGCATCGAACTGCACCAGAAGGATCTGAACCTCGCGCTGTCGACCGCGCAGGCGCTCGGCGTGTCGCTGCCGAACACCGCCACTTGCCAGGCGCTGTTCAACGCGTGCGTCGCGCACGGTGGCAAGGCATGGGATCACTCGGCGATGGTCCGCGCGCTCGAAGTGCTCGCGAATCACGAGATCGGTCAGAAGACCGCGTAA
- a CDS encoding MFS transporter, whose translation MKIKGIRWWMVALVAAGLIINYLARNTLSVAAPTMMKELNITTEQYSHVVVAWQLCYAFMQPVAGFVLDTIGTKVGFAVFALAWSVACAAAAWATGWRSLAVFRGILGLAESAGIPAGVKATSEWFPAKERSVAIGWFNIGSSIGALLAPPLVVWALFHGKWQLAFVIVGGAGIVWSLLWMIVYKHPRNQKLLGNAERDYILSGQEAKHHDDINTPKRNWRAMLASRDFWAIGIPRILSEPAWQTFNAWIPLYMMTERHMNLKEVAMFAWMPFLAADIGCVLGGYLSPLFHKYAKVSLFTSRKMVFVVGALFMIGPACIGLVESPYMAVALLCVGGFAHQTLSGALYAITSDMFGKHEVATATGMGGMAGYLGAAAFTALFGVLVTQIGYSPLFVVLAVFDLIAAAVVCLMAKSSEKMPEPKWVSPGAATAK comes from the coding sequence ATGAAGATCAAGGGTATTCGTTGGTGGATGGTCGCTCTGGTCGCGGCCGGGCTAATCATCAACTACCTGGCACGCAATACGTTGTCGGTCGCGGCACCGACGATGATGAAGGAACTCAACATCACGACTGAGCAGTATTCGCATGTGGTCGTGGCGTGGCAGCTCTGCTATGCGTTCATGCAACCGGTCGCCGGTTTCGTGCTCGACACGATCGGCACCAAGGTCGGCTTCGCGGTGTTCGCGCTCGCGTGGTCGGTCGCTTGCGCGGCCGCCGCATGGGCAACAGGCTGGCGTAGCCTCGCGGTGTTTCGCGGTATTCTCGGTCTCGCTGAATCGGCCGGTATTCCTGCCGGCGTGAAGGCAACGAGCGAATGGTTCCCGGCGAAGGAGCGTTCGGTTGCGATCGGCTGGTTCAATATCGGCTCGTCGATCGGCGCGCTGCTTGCGCCGCCGCTCGTCGTGTGGGCGCTGTTTCACGGCAAGTGGCAACTCGCGTTCGTGATCGTCGGCGGCGCGGGCATCGTGTGGAGCCTGCTGTGGATGATCGTCTACAAGCATCCGCGCAACCAGAAGCTGCTGGGCAACGCGGAGCGCGACTACATCCTGAGCGGCCAGGAAGCGAAGCATCACGACGACATCAACACGCCGAAGCGCAACTGGCGCGCAATGTTGGCGAGCCGCGACTTCTGGGCGATCGGTATTCCGCGGATTCTGTCCGAACCGGCGTGGCAAACGTTCAACGCGTGGATTCCGCTGTACATGATGACCGAGCGTCACATGAACCTGAAGGAAGTCGCGATGTTCGCGTGGATGCCGTTCCTCGCCGCCGATATCGGCTGCGTGCTCGGCGGTTATCTGAGCCCGCTGTTCCACAAGTACGCCAAGGTGTCGCTGTTCACGTCGCGCAAGATGGTGTTCGTGGTTGGCGCGCTGTTCATGATCGGGCCGGCATGCATTGGTCTCGTCGAGAGCCCGTATATGGCGGTGGCGCTGCTGTGCGTCGGCGGTTTCGCGCACCAGACGCTGTCGGGTGCGCTGTACGCGATCACGTCGGACATGTTCGGCAAGCACGAAGTCGCGACTGCGACGGGCATGGGCGGCATGGCCGGCTACCTCGGCGCCGCGGCGTTCACCGCGCTGTTCGGCGTGCTCGTCACGCAGATCGGCTACAGCCCGCTGTTCGTCGTGCTGGCGGTGTTCGACCTGATCGCCGCGGCTGTGGTCTGCCTGATGGCCAAAAGTTCGGAAAAGATGCCGGAGCCGAAGTGGGTGTCGCCCGGTGCGGCGACGGCGAAGTAA
- a CDS encoding NAD-dependent epimerase/dehydratase family protein, giving the protein MKKIALSGAGGQLGSVVRAEFVARGVPLRSAAGSKVLTPLVDGEDVMNGDLRDPAIVDRLLNGVDVLIHFAGTSVERPLPEIIENNLRGLVEVYEGARRNGVKRIVFASSNHAIGMYPVTEHLSLDCELRPDGFYGLSKVWGEALARMYWDKHGIESVCVRIGSCLARPTEQRHLSTWFGHKDLFHFLDRCVEAEDVGFLTIWGVSANTRSWWDNSGAARLGYEPKQNAEDYAEDILSRPNPLDELCQSYQGGSFVGIDYSRKA; this is encoded by the coding sequence ATGAAGAAGATTGCCCTGAGTGGCGCCGGCGGCCAGCTCGGCTCCGTGGTACGTGCTGAATTCGTCGCGCGCGGCGTGCCGTTGCGCTCGGCCGCGGGCTCGAAAGTGCTGACGCCGCTCGTCGACGGCGAAGACGTGATGAACGGTGACCTGCGCGATCCGGCAATCGTCGACCGTCTGCTGAACGGGGTGGACGTGCTGATCCATTTCGCGGGCACGAGCGTCGAGCGTCCGCTGCCTGAGATCATCGAGAACAACCTGCGCGGCCTCGTCGAAGTCTACGAAGGTGCGCGACGCAACGGCGTGAAGCGCATCGTGTTCGCGAGCTCGAACCACGCGATCGGCATGTATCCGGTCACCGAGCATCTGAGCCTCGACTGCGAACTGCGCCCGGATGGCTTCTACGGCCTGTCCAAGGTGTGGGGCGAAGCGCTCGCCCGCATGTACTGGGACAAGCACGGCATCGAAAGCGTGTGCGTGCGAATCGGCAGTTGCCTCGCGCGTCCGACCGAGCAACGCCACCTGAGCACCTGGTTCGGCCACAAGGACCTGTTCCATTTCCTCGACCGCTGCGTCGAAGCGGAAGACGTCGGCTTCCTGACCATCTGGGGCGTGTCGGCCAATACGCGCAGCTGGTGGGACAACAGCGGCGCCGCGCGTCTGGGCTACGAGCCGAAGCAGAACGCCGAGGACTACGCGGAAGACATTCTGTCGCGCCCGAATCCGCTCGATGAACTGTGCCAAAGCTATCAGGGCGGTAGCTTCGTCGGCATCGACTATTCGCGCAAGGCTTAA
- a CDS encoding alpha/beta fold hydrolase produces MSTIKTKDGTSIFYKDWGKGRPVVFSHGWPLTADAWDAQMLFLGSKGFRVIAHDRRGHGRSEQPWDGNEMDTYADDLAALIEHLDLQDATLVGHSTGGGEVAHYIGRHGTGRVAKAVLIGAVPPLMLKTADNPLGLPIDVFDGIRKGVVDDRSQFFKDLAVPFYGYNREGAKVSQGVIDSFWRQGMAGSIKGLYDCIKQFSEVDYTEDLKKIDVPTLVLHGDDDQIVPIDASARQTAKIVKDATLKVYPGGQHGMCTVEADKVNADLLEFIGS; encoded by the coding sequence ATGAGCACGATCAAAACGAAAGACGGTACCTCGATTTTCTACAAGGACTGGGGCAAGGGCCGCCCGGTCGTGTTTTCGCATGGCTGGCCGCTCACCGCCGATGCGTGGGATGCGCAGATGCTGTTTCTCGGCAGCAAGGGCTTTCGCGTGATCGCGCACGACCGGCGCGGTCACGGCCGCTCGGAGCAGCCGTGGGACGGCAACGAGATGGACACCTACGCCGACGATCTAGCCGCGCTGATCGAACATCTCGACCTGCAGGACGCGACGCTGGTCGGTCATTCGACGGGCGGCGGCGAAGTCGCGCATTACATCGGCCGGCATGGCACGGGGCGCGTCGCGAAGGCCGTGCTGATCGGCGCGGTGCCGCCGCTGATGCTGAAGACCGCGGATAATCCGCTTGGCCTGCCGATCGACGTGTTCGACGGCATCCGCAAGGGCGTCGTCGACGATCGCTCGCAGTTCTTCAAGGATCTGGCCGTGCCGTTCTACGGCTACAACCGCGAGGGCGCGAAAGTGTCACAGGGCGTGATCGATTCGTTCTGGCGCCAGGGCATGGCCGGCTCGATCAAGGGGTTGTACGACTGCATCAAGCAGTTCTCCGAAGTCGACTACACCGAAGATCTGAAGAAGATCGATGTGCCGACCCTGGTGCTGCACGGCGACGACGACCAGATCGTGCCGATCGACGCATCCGCCCGGCAGACCGCGAAGATCGTCAAGGACGCGACGCTGAAGGTCTATCCGGGCGGCCAGCACGGCATGTGCACGGTCGAGGCCGACAAGGTGAATGCTGACCTGCTCGAATTCATCGGCTCCTGA
- a CDS encoding cytochrome ubiquinol oxidase subunit I has translation MTSAISAFDLARIQFAFTVSFHIVFPALSIGLASFIAVLEWRWLQTGKAYYKDLCLFWSKIFAVAFGMGVVSGVVMAYQFGTNWSGFSSFAGPITGPLLMYEVMTAFFLEAGFLGIMLFGWQRVSPRAHFGATLMVAIGTLISTFWILASNSWMQTPQGFDVVDGHVVPLDWFKIIFNPSFPYRLAHMALAAFIVAGLVVAAVGAWHLLRGRRDPAVKKMFSMALWLLLILTPIQAFVGDQHGLNTREYQPAKIAAIEGLWDTEKGGTALNLFGIPDMKAETTRYAVSVPHLGSLILTHSWDGEIRGLKEFPPQDRPDSTVVFWSFRIMAGLGVLMIAMSIAAWVLHRRGRLFEAKWFQRLCVAMGPSGFVTLLAGWVTTEAGRQPWVVYGVMRTSQAVSPLTTQQVGLSLMTFVVVYFLVFGTGIYYMLKLMRSGPALPGGKSHDRPHGLPQPTPAQTARRPLSAADQMIDAV, from the coding sequence ATGACCTCCGCAATATCGGCATTCGATCTCGCCCGCATTCAATTCGCGTTCACCGTTTCTTTTCATATAGTTTTCCCCGCGCTCAGTATCGGTCTCGCCAGTTTCATCGCGGTACTCGAATGGCGCTGGCTGCAAACCGGCAAGGCGTACTACAAAGATCTTTGTCTGTTCTGGTCAAAGATCTTCGCAGTGGCCTTCGGCATGGGCGTCGTCTCCGGCGTCGTGATGGCCTATCAGTTCGGCACCAACTGGTCGGGCTTTTCGAGTTTCGCCGGGCCCATCACCGGTCCGTTGTTGATGTACGAGGTGATGACCGCGTTCTTTCTCGAAGCGGGCTTCCTCGGCATCATGCTGTTCGGCTGGCAGCGCGTGAGTCCGCGCGCGCACTTCGGCGCGACGCTGATGGTCGCGATCGGCACGCTGATCTCGACCTTCTGGATTCTCGCGTCCAATAGCTGGATGCAGACGCCGCAGGGTTTCGATGTCGTCGACGGCCATGTCGTGCCGCTCGACTGGTTCAAGATCATCTTCAATCCTTCCTTCCCGTACCGGCTCGCGCATATGGCGCTCGCGGCGTTCATCGTCGCGGGGCTGGTGGTCGCGGCGGTCGGCGCCTGGCATCTGCTGCGCGGCCGGCGCGACCCCGCCGTCAAGAAGATGTTCTCGATGGCGCTGTGGCTGCTGTTGATCCTCACGCCGATCCAGGCATTCGTCGGCGATCAGCACGGCCTGAATACGCGCGAGTATCAGCCGGCGAAGATCGCGGCGATCGAAGGTCTTTGGGACACCGAAAAAGGCGGCACCGCGCTGAACCTGTTCGGGATCCCCGACATGAAGGCGGAAACCACACGCTATGCGGTGTCGGTGCCGCACCTCGGCAGCCTGATCCTCACGCATAGCTGGGACGGAGAAATCCGCGGCCTGAAGGAATTTCCGCCGCAGGACCGGCCGGATTCGACCGTCGTGTTCTGGAGCTTCCGCATCATGGCCGGCCTCGGCGTGCTGATGATCGCGATGTCGATCGCGGCCTGGGTACTGCACCGCCGCGGGCGTCTGTTCGAAGCGAAGTGGTTCCAGCGGCTGTGCGTTGCGATGGGGCCGAGCGGCTTCGTCACGCTGCTGGCCGGCTGGGTCACCACCGAAGCGGGCCGCCAGCCGTGGGTCGTGTACGGCGTGATGCGCACGTCGCAGGCGGTATCGCCGCTGACCACGCAGCAGGTCGGCCTGTCGCTGATGACCTTCGTGGTCGTGTACTTCCTCGTGTTCGGCACCGGCATCTACTACATGCTGAAGCTAATGCGCTCGGGCCCCGCGCTGCCTGGCGGCAAGTCGCACGACAGGCCCCATGGTCTGCCGCAGCCGACGCCCGCGCAGACCGCACGCCGCCCCCTCTCCGCCGCCGATCAGATGATCGACGCCGTCTAA
- the cydB gene encoding cytochrome d ubiquinol oxidase subunit II: MDVTVVWAAIIALGLFMYVVLDGFDLGIGIVFPFFPDEKERDLMMNTVAPVWDGNETWLVLGGAALFAVFPVVYSTVLSALYLPLVFMLVCLIFRGVSFEIRAKARRTRHLWDLAFIGGSAGAAFFQGIVLGAFLQGIPVADGAYAGDAFGWLTPFSLLTGLGLVATYALLGCCWLVAKTEGDLQRRLHRVVWPLTLVLLGFIAVVSLWTPLMDAGIAQRWFHDGIFYRLLPVPFLVAICAFFMHRAVRARHHNTPFVLALALVLLGYLGLLVSLWPYAIPSSITLWDAAAPRTSQTFTLAGAAVILPIIVAYTTMGYWVFRGKVRHGDQHHYH, from the coding sequence ATGGACGTAACCGTCGTATGGGCCGCGATCATCGCGCTGGGCCTTTTCATGTACGTCGTGCTGGACGGCTTCGACCTCGGCATCGGCATCGTCTTTCCGTTCTTCCCCGACGAAAAGGAACGCGACCTGATGATGAACACGGTCGCGCCGGTGTGGGACGGCAACGAAACCTGGCTCGTGCTCGGCGGCGCCGCGCTGTTCGCGGTGTTTCCGGTCGTCTACTCGACCGTGCTGTCGGCGCTCTATCTGCCGCTCGTGTTCATGCTCGTGTGCCTGATCTTTCGCGGCGTGTCGTTCGAGATCCGCGCCAAGGCGCGCCGCACGAGGCATTTGTGGGACCTCGCGTTCATCGGTGGCTCGGCGGGCGCGGCATTCTTCCAGGGGATCGTGCTCGGCGCGTTCCTGCAAGGCATTCCGGTCGCCGATGGCGCGTATGCCGGCGACGCGTTCGGCTGGCTCACACCGTTCAGCCTGCTCACGGGCCTCGGGCTCGTCGCCACTTATGCGCTGCTCGGCTGCTGCTGGCTGGTCGCGAAGACCGAGGGCGATCTGCAACGGCGCCTGCATCGCGTCGTCTGGCCGCTGACCCTGGTTCTGCTCGGCTTCATCGCGGTGGTCAGTCTGTGGACGCCGCTGATGGACGCAGGCATCGCGCAACGCTGGTTCCATGACGGGATCTTCTACCGTCTGCTGCCGGTACCATTCCTCGTCGCGATCTGCGCATTCTTCATGCATCGCGCGGTGCGCGCGCGCCATCACAACACGCCGTTCGTGCTCGCGCTGGCGCTCGTGCTGCTCGGTTATCTCGGGCTGCTCGTGAGCCTGTGGCCGTATGCGATTCCGTCGAGCATCACGCTATGGGACGCCGCCGCGCCACGTACGAGCCAGACATTCACGCTGGCCGGCGCGGCGGTGATCCTGCCGATCATCGTCGCCTATACGACGATGGGTTACTGGGTCTTTCGAGGCAAGGTGCGTCATGGCGACCAACATCACTATCACTGA
- a CDS encoding response regulator transcription factor encodes MKFLVADDHELIRQGVKGMLRGFDPDAQFDEADSWETLATAARPDANHDLAIVDLHMPGMSGATSLETLLKANPALPVVVLSAEESPDEMRAVLAAGALGFVPKRQPASVMLKAIELVLSGGAYVPMEALSLLGSRETQAAGYAGADPDGSAAVSAPSATAQAARASGQATAAQTQPVTQVPSLQPHQQHLLENLSPRQQDIMRLVHRGWTNKMIARELGVAEGTVKVHLSVIFRALGVHNRSTAIAVINGWLEAGKTL; translated from the coding sequence ATGAAGTTTCTTGTAGCCGACGACCATGAACTGATCCGGCAAGGCGTCAAAGGCATGCTGCGCGGCTTCGATCCCGATGCCCAGTTCGACGAAGCCGATAGTTGGGAAACCCTTGCGACCGCCGCGCGACCCGACGCGAATCACGATCTGGCGATCGTCGATCTGCATATGCCGGGCATGAGCGGCGCGACCTCGCTGGAAACACTGCTGAAGGCGAACCCGGCGCTCCCGGTCGTGGTGCTGTCCGCGGAGGAATCGCCCGACGAGATGCGCGCGGTGCTGGCGGCCGGCGCGCTCGGCTTCGTGCCGAAGCGCCAGCCCGCCAGCGTGATGCTGAAGGCGATCGAGCTGGTGCTGTCGGGCGGTGCTTACGTGCCGATGGAGGCGCTGAGTCTGCTCGGCTCGCGCGAGACCCAGGCGGCAGGATACGCGGGAGCCGATCCCGACGGATCGGCTGCTGTGTCGGCCCCGAGCGCCACCGCGCAAGCCGCCCGCGCGTCGGGCCAGGCTACGGCCGCGCAGACCCAACCGGTCACGCAGGTGCCGTCGCTGCAGCCGCATCAGCAGCATCTGCTCGAGAACCTGTCACCGCGACAGCAGGACATCATGCGGCTCGTGCATCGCGGCTGGACCAACAAGATGATCGCGCGCGAACTCGGCGTCGCCGAAGGCACGGTCAAAGTGCATTTGTCGGTGATCTTTCGGGCGCTCGGGGTGCATAACCGCTCGACCGCGATCGCGGTGATCAACGGATGGCTGGAGGCGGGGAAGACGTTGTAG